The Dreissena polymorpha isolate Duluth1 chromosome 4, UMN_Dpol_1.0, whole genome shotgun sequence region AAAATACCCCGCGATGACTGCGGCGATCCAGAGCACTCCAATCACAATACTGCTGACCATAAGGTTCCGGGCAGTCACCGAATAACGGTTGGCATTCGCCAGATCTCCACTATTAAGCGCATTCCCGgactataaaaacaaataaattacgtattgaaataaaaatataaggcACGAATTTAGTCAAATTCAACGGTTTGTATGGAATGTTATTACTTTATTGTCATAAAAACATCAATCAGATCAAACATGGATTAGTTTTATACCTTTGTAATGTCTCTTTATAGGCAATCTAAAGCTTAATAAGATATCCTTGATATTTGGATTTTCAAACGGCCTTTGATATTATTGAACGAATAAAAAACTCTAACTCATTCTTTAACTAATAGGCAATATCTTGCTGAATGTTGTTTTAGTAGGACTgttgattttggaaataaataaaaaaacagcaaGAAAAGTAAGATATTTATGGTGTTCCAGTCATTAACATAAGTGTTAAGGGGATGCGCTTATCATACTGGCAATAAAACGTTTACAATAATTTTAGAAATGTTAAGTATAGTATCATGCTATATTGCCTTTTGCAAGCCTAAAAAACTTCAAAAAGAGTTCAAAAGCTGCACAAATACCTGCACTGCAAAATAGATTGCGGCGGCCCCAGTCGGCAAGAAGCAACACAAACAAGCAAATATCGAAGGCACCAGAAAGTCGGTAGGTCGTTGCCCTAACGGTACCGACGACGGCTGTGGCTGTGCTAAAACCTTGATGaacattaaacaacaaaaatgcacAATTTTAAACACTAGAACCATTCAAACTTAGTAGCATTGGAAACTATAGAATTGTGATACAATTTTGAAAGCTTTATAAACAGCACAGCTAAGATTTTTGGCAACTACAAAAGTGTGGGCTTTGAACAGTTCAAAATAACTGATATAAGAGAAGATATTTTAACGCGTCAAGAAGTCTTTGACATCTGCATGCCCTTTGAAAAGAACTCCTCTGTCTAACCATTACttgtcatttttttaagaaagacaATTACGAAATGCCCTGtctttataacttttattacccCGATATAACCTTGGTAAAGTATTGTTCGAAAAATTTCCTTTGCTGTTATTACCGTGATCTGCCTTTTTATATGACCTGCTCCGGGGGTTTAACTGCAACAACCATGACCTGCAGTGTGGAAAGCGGTATTAACTTACCACGACGTGTCCTTGCGCGCCGCCAAAACCTTGTTGAACGTGGCCAGCCTGTTGGTGGTACATGTAGCCTTGTGGCTGTCCGTAATAAACTTGCTGCTGAGTATAGACCGCTTGTTGCGGCTGCTGCAGCTGCTGGGGTCTAGATCGATCCCCAGATCTCGAATATCCGCTCGATATATCGTCAAAACCTGTAAAAATAGTGATACACCCacagttatttgtttttttaaacatcaacaaCTGAGTTTCATTTAAGTGTATAAACAGATGGGAGTATTCGGTTACCTCAAATGAATACCCACCATAAACATAGGAGTCCCCTTTTGAGAGCGGTGCTTAAATACATTAGCGTCATTTATTGtcttaacaatttcaaaataatgtaaaaacttgttttcaaatgttatgaaatatttgcAATACTAACttaaataatttaagttaaatgAGTTTTCAATCTTGACGAAAACTTAGTGATCCTTAGAAATCAGCGGTGTGAGTGTTAGATACATGTTGCCATGGTGCGATGTTAACACTCTCTTATTAATTCACAAAAAAGTACATTTAAACACACTTTAAATTGTTTTCACACTCAAAATCAAAGGAACATTATATCTTGCATGGAGAAAATGCTCAAAatgtcacaaaagtgtacattaacaACGAAGTGTGTTTCCTTATGTGCATTACAATGAAGAAATTGGGTTTCATCGCAATATTTAAATTCAATGGCACCAGTTCAAAAATATATACGAAGGCACATTTCCTTACGAAGAATTAGTTTTTTTGCATATGTCTTTGAAACTCACATCGAAACTGAAACTATATTTGTGAGGGCAAACAATCCTTCGTCAAAATGTAGTTAGTTATGCCGAActatacatttttgttttctgtgTTGAGTCGTTTAGCACGATTTGAAACCCAAACGGCGAATTCACCGATCGCGTTTGCGTCGTTATTGATAAGCATTATCCCTATTTACAAAACGATCGTGTGAATGTCGCAATTGCACTTAAAAGGGTATTTCCCTATCGTGGGTATGTCGAAATTCCAATTTACAGGAGGGTTTTGTTTATGTAGTACTCAGAATGTACAGCGGTGTATATTTCGCAATTGCAATGCGACGGCATGGTCATGATTACATGGCTTATAGGCCTACAATGATTCATTATATCTATTGGTAAGTTAAGCGAACAAGGGTACTGATTAAATAATCAACGCAAAATGTTTACGTTGTTTTAATGAcattagatccaatgtttaccatcaatacaaagcatttcaTGCAAAACTTCAAagtctgccaaaatctgtgaaaaggtccctttactGTTTATTTCTTTACAATCAGAGTGTGCacaacatgtttttttgcattGAAAACATCTCTAACATATCTAAGAGCTAACGTTTTATGCAATTGATGTATTCACATGATATTAAATATGACGTTGATTAATTTTCTGATTGCccaaaataaaaagaatacaataaagttaccattaccggatcattacctatagcggatcactttgatgttcaagactgcgtatcgcgataaatagttgagattttagatgatattttgcacacagcatt contains the following coding sequences:
- the LOC127879854 gene encoding proline rich transmembrane protein 1B-like, producing the protein MMEKAGFDDISSGYSRSGDRSRPQQLQQPQQAVYTQQQVYYGQPQGYMYHQQAGHVQQGFGGAQGHVVVLAQPQPSSVPLGQRPTDFLVPSIFACLCCFLPTGAAAIYFAVQSGNALNSGDLANANRYSVTARNLMVSSIVIGVLWIAAVIAGYFVSYNN